The Nitrosococcus watsonii C-113 genome includes the window ACAACTAAATTGAGCATCAATCTACGTCTCTTTGAATATGTATGAATTAATTTTCAAATAAAATATAACTTATATGTCAGATATTTTTTCTTGAAAAGACTGAAGTATCGTCACTAATGTCATATCATAATAACGAGCAAGCCATTAAGGTAATGGCGGCCGCAGGAAATCGGTACGCCATCGAGTACATGCCACTGATTGGAGGTAAACTTTCCTTCAGTTCCCGGAAGAAGACACCCCTTGGAGATAACCGTTGAAGGAGCGCTTGCTCTTTGACAACCAAAGGCTGGGGTTTCGGTAAAAAGCGTTGCCGGGTAAAACCTGAGCATTGAAAAATGTCTTCAAGAGTGTATGGATATGCAAGCATCCTAAAATTAAAATGCCTCTGTATATTTGCACGGTCCGTGGTCATGCGGCCCCGAAGCACAGAACGTTGATCCAGGCTAAAGCCTTGAGGAGTCAGCGGGCAAGCCGCCTGCTTTAGATGGCGGTACATGACTCATTCATCAAACCTTTCTGCGGTCACTTATTCAAGTACCAACCGCTAACTTAGTCCTAACGCCCGTGGATTCTTAAATGACTATATTACGTAGAGATCCGCCTATCCAATACCCAGGGCTAACTACTTATCAAGCCAAGAAACATTATCCTGATTGTCATCCACAACCTTGCCCAAGCTCACCGTATCGCTGATAATGTAACCGTGTTCTGGGTGCAGAAAGGTACAGTCCGATTACTCGAAAAAGACGGGGATGAAGAATTTTTAATTCACTTCAAAACTCAATTACCACAGCCTATTTTAATGGGGTACGGGGCTTAAAGTAAAATTTATAATATCATTATTTTCAAATTCTTATAGACTGGACTCTGGCCACCCCAGCGGGCCAATATGAACACTTTCCACCCAGAATCTCTGCCTGAATATCTCACTGGCACCATAGAACGGGTTACTTTTCATAGCGAGGAAAGTGGATTTTGCGTCCTGCGAGTCAAGGTGCGTGGCGAGCGCGATCTCATCACCGTGGTTGGTAATACCGCGACAGCCATACCGGGGGAATATGTGGAATGTCGCGGCGAATGGCTCAATGACCGCACCCATGGACTTCAGTTCAAAGCAAAACATCTGAAAGTCATCCCCCCCAGCACTCTCGAAGGAATTGAAAAGTATCTCGGCTCGGGCATGGTCAAAGGGATCGGTCCCCACTTTGCCAAGAAATTGGTACAAACCTTCGGCGAACAAGTGTTCGAGATTATTGAACACAAAGCCGAGCGCCTCACCGAATTAGACGGCATCGGCCCCAAGCGCAAAGCGCGAGTCATTCAATCCTGGGCGGAACAAAAAGCTGTTCGCGCCATTATGGTATTTTTACAATCCCAGGGCGTGGGTAGCGCCAGGGCGGTTCGCATTTATAAGACCTACGGCGATCACGCCATCGAACAGGTTCGCGAGAATCCTTACCGGCTGGCGTTAGACATTCATGGTATTGGTTTTAAAACCGCCGACAGGATTGCCCAACGGCTAGGAATTCCCGCTGATTCCCTTATCCGCGCCCAAGCGGGAGTCCGCCATGTACTCCAGGAATTCGCAACCGAAGGACATTGCGCGATGGAGCGGGAAAAATTAGCGGACACAGCTAGTCAATTGCTGGAAATTTCCGTCCCTATTATCGAACATGCCATTGCCCAAGAAGTTACTGAAGGACAATTCATCGACGAGATTATTCATGACAAACCCTGCCTATTTCTTGCCTCTCTTTATCGTGCGGAAACAGGCATCGCCAAACATTTACAGCGCCTCCTTCAGAGTCTCCCCCCTTGGGGAGAGATCAATACGGATAAGGCTATTCCCTGGGTGGAAGAGAAAACAGGATTGCGCTTCTCCCCCTCGCAACGTGCGGCGGTTATACAAGCGGTCAGGGGCAAAATCACTGTTATTAGCGGGGGTCCGGGGGTTGGAAAAACCACTGTCGTTAATAGCATTCTCCGCATTATTCGAGCCAAGCAAATCCAGGTCCACCTTGGAGCGCCTACCGGGCGAGCGGCAAAACGGCTTGCTGAGTCCACTGGACTTGAAGCCAAAACGATTCACCGTCTGCTTGAATTCGATCCCCATGCCATGGGTTTCAAGCATCATGGAGGCAACCCCCTCCACACTGATTTTATCGTTATTGATGAAGTTTCCATGGTCGATGTGAAATTGATGAATCAACTACTTCAAGCCATCCCCACGCATGCGGCATGCCTGCTAATAGGCGATAGAGACCAGTTGCCTTCGGTAGGGCCAGGGCAGGTATTAGCGGATATCATCGCTTCCAAAAAAATTACGACCGCCCATCTCACCGAAGTTTTTCGCCAGGCGGCCAACTCTAAAATCGTTGTCAATGCCCACCGAATCAATCAAGGAAAGATGCCTGAGAGAACCCATGAAGCGGCCCCGCTCAGTGACTTCTATTTTATTCCCACTGAGTCACCTGAAGCCATCCAGGATAGGCTCCTAGAATTAGTCACCACGCGGATACCCAAACGCTTCGGCTTTGACCCCATTTGTGATATTCAAGTCCTGACCCCCATGAATCGGGGCAGTCTTGGAACACAAGCGCTTAATGCACTTCTGCAACAGCAATTCAATCCCCAAGCCGGCCCCAAAATCAACCGGTTCGGCTGGACCTTTGCCCCAGGCGACAAGATTGTTCAGACTGTCAATAATTATGACAAAGAAGTCTTCAATGGAGATATTGGCAGAATAACCCGGATAGATCCTGAGAAGAGCCTCGTGTATATCAGCATCGATGACCGCGAGGTAGAATACGAACTAGGTGAACTTGACGAAATTGCTTTAGCCTACGCTATCTCGGTGCATAAAAGCCAAGGTTCAGAATACCCAGCGGTTGTCATTCCCCTAGCTACCCAGCACTATACCATGCTACAGAAGAATCTCCTCTACACGGGTGTTACCCGCGGCAAAAAGCTGGTCGTTATTGTGGGGCAGCCTAAAGCGCTTGCCATAGCCGTTAAAAAGTCCCATGCAACCTCTCGCCTGACCCATCTTTCAGCACGGTTAGCGAACAGTTGAAATGAAACACCCATCACCGTCCATCAGGAAAGTAGAAAATTAAAACTCCTTCCCGCAAAATGCTTATTTCGATTTTAATTTTTCGAAAGAAAGTATCCTATAGCGCAATAAGCCAAGGCGACTTGTCCATTCCGCTATCCCGGTTTCAACCTTAGCGGAAAGATCTTTAATTCCCAACTCTCCCCCAAGTGCGCGAAGAAAAGAATAGGTGGGAAGTGTATTCTCCGTAATATCCTTCTCTATTCGCCCTTTAAAGCCCATGGCCTGGGCCAAGGAACGATATTGCGCCAAAGTATACTGCAAATTACAGCGGCCAAAAAATCCCCGTGCAAAGGGCCATCCTGAACTGAATGCCGTCAGCGGTGAAAAAAAATTTTGGGGAATAAAATCAGAAAGTGCAAAATACCCTCCTGGTTTAAGCACTCGCCAAGCCTCCGCAAAGAATTTACTCCTCTCGGGGAAATGGAAAATACACTCCACGGCTAAAACCACATCAAAGGATTGATCAGGAAAAGGCAACGCGCAGGCATCGCCTGCTTCAAAGTAAATGGTATTACCTGAGTGGGCCTTTACCTTTTCTTGTGCTCGAAGTAATTGCCGAATATCAATATTCAGTCCGATTAACTCCATGCCAGAGAAATTTTCATTTAAGCTCGCAATGGTGCCTCCAAACCCACAGCCCACATCCAAAATTCGCTGATTATTTTTCGTGTTGGCCGCAAAGTAAATCTTTTTAGTGAGATTCTCTGCCGCCTGGGCAAAATCTTCCGGTGAAACTACCCCTTGTGGCGGTTCGCTCCAATAGCCCCAGTGGACATGGCGCCCAAAAGCAAGCTCTAATTTTGTGTTTTCTTGTTCTAGTTGCGCCAGCAGCAAATCAAAATAAGGGAGATGAATATCCTCGAATGTCATCTGTTATTCCCATTAATTTTTTATATATGTCTGAAGAAAGTCATTCTGTAAAATAGCGCGCTAATGTCAAGAACAAATTTATATACTAGGACAATTTAAGTGTTTTTCAATTTAACGTTTATTTTATTTGGCAGCTACCTGCTCTCTGCGCTATCCTTACAGGTGTGTTTTATCCAAATTCTAAAATCAATATTATGGCAAAACGGACGACGAAAAAGAAAACAGCTAAAAGCGCACACCAACAAGCACCACAGGTGAGCGAAGCAATATCCCGGGCTGAAAAGGCAATTACGCTAGCTCAGAAGAAACTGGACAAGGCTACAGAACAGGCCGATAAGGCAAAAGAGCGAGCGGCACAAGCCGTCACTAAAGCTAAAGAAACCAAGCGTGCTACCACACTAGCTGCGGCTGATCGAGCGCGCAAAGCCCTAGCTAAAACAAAAGAAGCCAAGCGTGAAGCGACAGGAGAATTACGCCAGGCAAAGGCGAATCTCAAAGCTGAGGACAAAGCGGAACGTGATCGCATTAAATCTGAAGAACAAGCAAAGCGTCTGGCCGAAAAAAAGGCAATCGCTAAAACCCATGCTATCGCCGTTTTTGAGAAGAAATGGGAGCGGCAATGGGAACGTAAGCAACGTGCTAGAAAAACCGCTAAACGTAAGGTAAATTCTCCAAGCAAAGAGAAAAAAGCAACCGCGCTATAAGATAATTTCCTAATTTTAGATAAGATCTTGATCCGGCATGGGCGGCAAGAGAAATAGAACTACTCCCGTAGACGGGCGGATTAAGTCTATCCTTTCCATACTACTCAATACCACTCATGCCGATTAAGTCTTCTATTACGGTGCGTCGCTTATTCAAAGCCTAAAGATGGCTTATGATTTTTATAACGCTTTTACCTTAAGCAAGATACGGCCCTAGTAGCAGGCAGTGGGGTGAATATTCGTTCTTATTACCCAGCCTCCACTTCAAAAAAACGACTCATTAGCTATTTATGGATTACTTCTACCTTAATACTTTTATTCAGCGGCTGCGCTCCCCAGCGCAGCTACGAGGCAGCCCTAATCCTGGCTGACATTGCAGCCCAGGAAACGCCTTCACAGTGGAAATCCACTACCTCTACCCCTAACCAAAAAGAAATCACCTATAGGATCAGGAATCGTACCCATCGTGGAACAATTTACCTACCCGCCTCCGCACCTCCTCAAGCGGGCATCATATTAGTCCCTGGTATCTTTCCCCTGGCCAAAGATGACCCGCGCCTAATCGCCTTTGCCAAAACGTTAGCACGAGCTCGCTTTGCCGTGCTTACCCCGGAGTTAAAAGAATTTCGACACCTCCAAGTAAGGCCGGAACATCCGCGGATAATTGCCGATGCCCTGCTCTATCTGGCGAACCGTCCTAACCTAGTTCCTCCAGGTCATCTGGGACTCGGGGCCTTCAGTTTCTCTGTGGGTCTAGCAATCATTGCCGCCCTCGAAGAAGATGCCCGTACCAAGGTGCAATTCATCCTTGGAGTAGGCGGCTATTATGATTTGGAAACGGCTATCCGCTTTTTTACCACGGGTTATCTTTCAGAGAGCACTCATTACCCAAATCCCAGTGAATATGGCAAGCTCGTCTTTGCGGCAACCAGTCTCAACTACCTTGCCGATTCAACAGATCAAACGGTACTAGAGAAAATGATACAAATTAAAATCCACAATCCAGAGGCAGAAATCGTCTCTCTAGCATCGAGGCTAGGGGCGGAGGGAAAGGCAGTGTATATGCTCTTACATAATACCGATCCCAAAAAAGTTGCCGCCCTCATTCAGGCGCTGCCTTCAGGAATGAGGCAGCTCATCAAAAACCTAAGTTTAAGCAATAAAGATTTAACCCAACTTCAAGCCCAGCTCTTCCTCATCCATGGTAAAAGCGATCCACTCATCCCTTATACTGAAAGCCTCGCCTTAGCCGGTGCTTTGCCTCCCAAGCAAACGAAAGTGTACTTAATAGAACAGGTACTCACCCATGTAGACTTTAAATTTCAAAGCCTCTTTACTCGTGCTTTCTGGACTGAGGAACTACCGGATCTATGGCGAATGTACCGGGTCATCTACGCCCTGCTCGGAAAACGGGCACAAACCGATCAGTAAATAATTCATGGCGCCCATAGAGACCCGATTCATTCCAGCGAATGGGCTTTACTTTGAGGTTGAACAATGCGGCCAGGGGGATCGGCTTGCCCTTTGCCTCCATGGTTTTCCTGAATGCAGCTATTCATGGCATCATCAAATGCCACTGCTCGCAGACCAAGGTTATCGCGTTTGGGCGCCCAATCTGCGCGGTTACGGGCGTAGCTCACGCCCTTCAAAAGTAGCCGCCTACCGTACCAATCATCTCCTTGCGGATATGGTCGCGCTTATTAAAGCTTCCCGTTGCCGCTCCGTTTTGCTTATCGGCCATGACTGGGGAGCTGCTCTCGCCTGGTTATTCGCCATTAACAAAATCCATTCTTTAGAGGGCCTTATCATTATGAATGTGCCCCACCCCGCCCCCTTCCTTACATCCCTGACAACATGGCGGCAGTTAAGGAAATCCTGGTATATACTCTTTTTCCAAATTCCCTGGTTTCCAGAATGGCTGCTGAGCAGGCACAACGCCTGGCTCCTAGGTAAAACCATACGCTATCTGGCAGTCAATAAAGATCGTTTCCCCCCTGAGGTCATTCATATCTATCGCCGTAATGCCGCCCAGCCCGGCGCACTCCGAGCCATGATAAACTATTACCGAGCGCTGTTCCGAGAATTACCATGGCGCAAATATCATGGCTATTTACCGTTGATTGAAATCCCCACTTTAATGATCTGGGGTGAAGAGGATTTAGCCTTAGGAAAAGAAACTACCTACGGAACCGAACGCTATGTGAGCGATCTTACTCTGCACTATCTTCCCGGCATCTCCCACTGGGTACAGCAGGAGGCGCCGGAGCAAGTTAACAGTATTATTATTGAATGGCTTGCAAGAAAGAAATTAAAACCTGCTCACCCTGTTGCGCAGCGTTAAAAAAGACCCGTTGAACCTGTTTGCAAGGGACATTTCGTGATTTCAAAAAAGCAAAAAAAAGCAGGCCATGAATGGGATACTCCCTTCAAGTTTGAAAAAGATCCACGGGCCTGCCGTATCGTCTGTACAATCGGACCTGCCAGCCATTCGCCAGCTACCCTAGAAAAAATGCTGCTATCGGGAATGAACGTCGCTCGTTTAAATTTTTCCCATGGCAACCATGAAAGTCATGGGAGAATCGCTCGCGCAATCCGAGAAGCCGCGCGGCGTCTTATGAAACCCGTCGCTATCCTCCAAGACCTTCAAGGACACAAAGTACGGGTAGGCAATGTTCAGCACCCACCATCCCTCTCCCTTAAGGAGGGGCAGGAAATCCTTTTAGGCCATGGCGAAATGGTCTCCAGCAAGCGGATTGGTATTGATTATCAAGATATCATCCAATATGTCACGCCAGGCCAAAAAGTGTTTCTTGATGATGGTTCCATTGAATTAGCAGTGCTCTCAGCAGAAGGGAATGACCTTCGCTGCCAAGTCAAACTTGGTGGCCAGCTCAGGAGTCGAAAAGGGGTGATCTTTCCCGATTCTCAGCTTAGCTTTCCTCTTCTTAACGAGAAAGATGCAAGCGATGCCCGCTTTGGCATCTCCCTTGATGTGGACATGGTCGCCATGTCTTTTGTTCGCTCGGCGACAGAGATTATTGAAATGCGCTTACGCCTTGCCGAATGGGGCCAAAAAAATTCATTTATTATTGCTAAGATCGAAGATCATAAAGGCATTGACAATCTCGACGAAATCCTGCAAGTCGCCGATGGCGTGCTCGTTGCCCGAGGTGATTTAGGGGTGACTCTGCCACGGGAGAAGGTCCCAAGCATCCAAAAGGCCATCATCCAGACAGCCAATGCCTTTGGCGTTCCAGTCATTACTGCCACCCAAATGTTGGAAAGTATGACTCATCATGATAAACCTACCCGGGCCGAAGTTAACGACGTGTACCATGCTGTCATTGGCGGTTCGGATGCGGTCATGCTATCTGGAGAAACGGCTTCAGGTCACTACCCCATTCAGGCGGTTCAGGAAATGAATCGTATTTGCCGGGAAGCGGAGAAAGAACTTCGAAATGTTAAGAGTGAAATCCCGGTACGGGGTAAACAAGATATGCACGATAAAATGGCCGCTTCAGCCGTTAATCTAGCCCACAATGCAAAGGCTCGCTGTATCCTGGCCTTCTCTCTTTCCGGTGCTACCCTGCGGGCGCTTTCTTCAGCCCGCAGCAGCGTTCCCGTCTATGGCGTAGTGGTTGAAGAGCGGCTACTGCGGCAATTACTCCTGCATTGGGGGCATTCCTTGATTACCATGCCCCATGAAGAAACACTAGAAAATCTGATCCGCCCTGCCCTTATACAGCTTCAGGAAGAAAACATCATCCACTCTAATGATCGAATCGTAGTCATGGCTAGCCAAGCAGAAGCTGGCGCGAAGGAAACCTATCTTTTTAAGCTCTACCTTTTAGAATAGAATTCAAATAATTTAGTAATTCCCCTTCGCGCCATGACCCTATAAAAAGGGCTTTTTCTCGCCGCTATTTAAAAGCCACTACCCGAAATAATCCGGTTCGTTCCCTGGCTTCCATTTAATATTGCAACCCATGCTAGGCCGCTGTTCACCAGAAATAGGCTGGCCAGCAAGCACTGCGTCAGCCGCTGCCCGGAGATCTTCACCTGCTATCGGTGCATCATTACCGGGCCGGCTAGCATCAAACTGACCCCGATAAACCAACTTATGATTTTTATCAAAGAGAAAGAAATCAGGCGTGCAGGCTGCCTTATAGGCCTTTGCAATTTCCTGTGTTTCATCATATAGATAAGGGAAAATATATCCCTGCGCTTCTACTTCCTCCGCCATTTTTTCTGGGCTATCGTCGGGATAGTTTTCCACATCATTGACGCTAATGCCCGCAATCGCCAAACCTTTAGGCTGGTATTCGCGGGCAAACTGGGAGAGCGCAGTGCTAATGTGTTTCACATAAGGACAGTGGTTACACATAAAAATGATCAACAAACCACTAGCTCCCTTAAAATCCGCCAGTGACACGGTACGCCCTGTCGCCGGTTCCAGTAATTGAAAATCCGGCGCCTGGGTACCCAAATCCAACATTATAGACTCAGTTCTAGCCATTATTTCCTCCTTGGTGGAACAAAATCAATTAAACCCTTATTCAACTGAGCGGCTGTTTTCAACTTTCGTCAAAACAAGATTCGAATTATCCGCCCGTTGATAATAGGGGAGTGGCTGGTGTAATTCTTCAAACGCTTTATCCCGTTCTTCCATGGTCCGGTACCAACGGTAAGATTCCCACTCTTCGCCGAGCAAATGGGATGCCCGCATGGTATCGCTAGAATGTAAGGTAATACGTATGCCAAATGGTTTCATTCTTTCCTGCTCGCTTAGAAACTATTCTAATTTAAAGGGTCAATGTGTCTAATAACAGGCGAATTATCACTATAATTACACGGTCATACCATCATACCTGAACATCGCAAAACGTGCCTTAGCAACTTCCCAACCGGGCATGTCTAAAAGATTTTTTTAGACCACCCCCACTCTCGCCAGCCACTTAGCTGAGGATAATAAAGCCCCAATCTTATTTTCTCCGTTTCAGGTGCTTTAAGTGCCATCAGGGCGGCATAGCGCTCCAGTTGGGCGTGATAGCGCTCCTGTTCTCTATTGAGAAATTCCTCCCTATCGCCACCTTCATGAGTACCGGTTTTATAATCCACAATCCATCGAACCCCTGCCTCATCAATAAAGGTGCGATCAATAACCGCCCGAATAATTCGACCGTTTAAAACACCGCTCAAAGCATATTCATTCCGCGCCTGCCGATGGTTTGAAGCAAGAATCCAACGCCCTCGCGGATTTTCAAGAGTCTGCCCGAGTACTTCCCGGGCGCGCTCCATGGCATTTTCCATCTCATCAGCCACCACCCCCTGTTGCCTCAACGCCTGGCGCAAGGCAGGCGCAAGCGCCATGATCCGGGTCAAGCCCCAGTGCTCAGGACCTTCCTCGGCAATGATTTGAAGATAGCGGTGAACCACCGTCCCTATATGGCGAGCGGTCTCTCCCGCCCAATCAAATTCAATGGAATCCAAGGCAGGAGCCACCTCCGGTAAATCTCCGATATCCACTCTAACTCCCGCCATAGGCGCGGGACATTGCCACTGGGTGCTTAGCCGGGAAATAAAGCCCGAGATTGGAGAATCCGCGAGATCCGTCCCTTCTTCTCTGATCTCGGTTTCTCTTTGGAGAAGGGCTGCCGCTTCAAATTTTTCTTTTACCGCGGGCCACAAAGAAGCCAACAGAGATCGCTTTGAGGGCATTTTGGTTTTTTTACCCGTGTCATCCAGCTCCACCTGCCCAAGCAGATGCAGCCGGTGTTTTGCCCGCGTTACCGCCACATAGAGCAGGCGGCCATTTTCGAACTCTCCCTTTTCTTCATGGAGCCTTTTAATATGCTGATAGATAGAATCCTGCGATCCACCTACTCCGGTAATAGGCGCTAATAAGAGAGCACCCTTATTTCCTGCCGAATAATGGGCGGTCGGGCGCTCCGCCCAAAGCAGCAATTGGTGACTTTCATGACGGGGGGGACATCCTAGACCAGGCACAATCACCGTATCGAATTCCAGCCCCTTAGCTCGATGGATAGTCATAATCTGCAAAGTCTCATCCGCCTCCCTATCGGGTGGGGCAAAGAGCCGCGCTACCGACTCCTCCAGGGCTCTGAAATCAAGAATCTCATCCGCCACGGCCTCCCCCTCCAGCAAATCCAGGTAAACGGAAGCCTCCTCCAATGCTATGGAGTCAGCCACACAAGCAG containing:
- the recD2 gene encoding SF1B family DNA helicase RecD2, encoding MNTFHPESLPEYLTGTIERVTFHSEESGFCVLRVKVRGERDLITVVGNTATAIPGEYVECRGEWLNDRTHGLQFKAKHLKVIPPSTLEGIEKYLGSGMVKGIGPHFAKKLVQTFGEQVFEIIEHKAERLTELDGIGPKRKARVIQSWAEQKAVRAIMVFLQSQGVGSARAVRIYKTYGDHAIEQVRENPYRLALDIHGIGFKTADRIAQRLGIPADSLIRAQAGVRHVLQEFATEGHCAMEREKLADTASQLLEISVPIIEHAIAQEVTEGQFIDEIIHDKPCLFLASLYRAETGIAKHLQRLLQSLPPWGEINTDKAIPWVEEKTGLRFSPSQRAAVIQAVRGKITVISGGPGVGKTTVVNSILRIIRAKQIQVHLGAPTGRAAKRLAESTGLEAKTIHRLLEFDPHAMGFKHHGGNPLHTDFIVIDEVSMVDVKLMNQLLQAIPTHAACLLIGDRDQLPSVGPGQVLADIIASKKITTAHLTEVFRQAANSKIVVNAHRINQGKMPERTHEAAPLSDFYFIPTESPEAIQDRLLELVTTRIPKRFGFDPICDIQVLTPMNRGSLGTQALNALLQQQFNPQAGPKINRFGWTFAPGDKIVQTVNNYDKEVFNGDIGRITRIDPEKSLVYISIDDREVEYELGELDEIALAYAISVHKSQGSEYPAVVIPLATQHYTMLQKNLLYTGVTRGKKLVVIVGQPKALAIAVKKSHATSRLTHLSARLANS
- a CDS encoding class I SAM-dependent methyltransferase — protein: MTFEDIHLPYFDLLLAQLEQENTKLELAFGRHVHWGYWSEPPQGVVSPEDFAQAAENLTKKIYFAANTKNNQRILDVGCGFGGTIASLNENFSGMELIGLNIDIRQLLRAQEKVKAHSGNTIYFEAGDACALPFPDQSFDVVLAVECIFHFPERSKFFAEAWRVLKPGGYFALSDFIPQNFFSPLTAFSSGWPFARGFFGRCNLQYTLAQYRSLAQAMGFKGRIEKDITENTLPTYSFLRALGGELGIKDLSAKVETGIAEWTSRLGLLRYRILSFEKLKSK
- a CDS encoding dienelactone hydrolase family protein; this translates as MNIRSYYPASTSKKRLISYLWITSTLILLFSGCAPQRSYEAALILADIAAQETPSQWKSTTSTPNQKEITYRIRNRTHRGTIYLPASAPPQAGIILVPGIFPLAKDDPRLIAFAKTLARARFAVLTPELKEFRHLQVRPEHPRIIADALLYLANRPNLVPPGHLGLGAFSFSVGLAIIAALEEDARTKVQFILGVGGYYDLETAIRFFTTGYLSESTHYPNPSEYGKLVFAATSLNYLADSTDQTVLEKMIQIKIHNPEAEIVSLASRLGAEGKAVYMLLHNTDPKKVAALIQALPSGMRQLIKNLSLSNKDLTQLQAQLFLIHGKSDPLIPYTESLALAGALPPKQTKVYLIEQVLTHVDFKFQSLFTRAFWTEELPDLWRMYRVIYALLGKRAQTDQ
- a CDS encoding alpha/beta fold hydrolase, giving the protein MAPIETRFIPANGLYFEVEQCGQGDRLALCLHGFPECSYSWHHQMPLLADQGYRVWAPNLRGYGRSSRPSKVAAYRTNHLLADMVALIKASRCRSVLLIGHDWGAALAWLFAINKIHSLEGLIIMNVPHPAPFLTSLTTWRQLRKSWYILFFQIPWFPEWLLSRHNAWLLGKTIRYLAVNKDRFPPEVIHIYRRNAAQPGALRAMINYYRALFRELPWRKYHGYLPLIEIPTLMIWGEEDLALGKETTYGTERYVSDLTLHYLPGISHWVQQEAPEQVNSIIIEWLARKKLKPAHPVAQR
- the pyk gene encoding pyruvate kinase is translated as MISKKQKKAGHEWDTPFKFEKDPRACRIVCTIGPASHSPATLEKMLLSGMNVARLNFSHGNHESHGRIARAIREAARRLMKPVAILQDLQGHKVRVGNVQHPPSLSLKEGQEILLGHGEMVSSKRIGIDYQDIIQYVTPGQKVFLDDGSIELAVLSAEGNDLRCQVKLGGQLRSRKGVIFPDSQLSFPLLNEKDASDARFGISLDVDMVAMSFVRSATEIIEMRLRLAEWGQKNSFIIAKIEDHKGIDNLDEILQVADGVLVARGDLGVTLPREKVPSIQKAIIQTANAFGVPVITATQMLESMTHHDKPTRAEVNDVYHAVIGGSDAVMLSGETASGHYPIQAVQEMNRICREAEKELRNVKSEIPVRGKQDMHDKMAASAVNLAHNAKARCILAFSLSGATLRALSSARSSVPVYGVVVEERLLRQLLLHWGHSLITMPHEETLENLIRPALIQLQEENIIHSNDRIVVMASQAEAGAKETYLFKLYLLE
- a CDS encoding thioredoxin family protein codes for the protein MARTESIMLDLGTQAPDFQLLEPATGRTVSLADFKGASGLLIIFMCNHCPYVKHISTALSQFAREYQPKGLAIAGISVNDVENYPDDSPEKMAEEVEAQGYIFPYLYDETQEIAKAYKAACTPDFFLFDKNHKLVYRGQFDASRPGNDAPIAGEDLRAAADAVLAGQPISGEQRPSMGCNIKWKPGNEPDYFG